In Populus trichocarpa isolate Nisqually-1 chromosome 16, P.trichocarpa_v4.1, whole genome shotgun sequence, a genomic segment contains:
- the LOC18106044 gene encoding uncharacterized protein LOC18106044 isoform X2, with protein sequence MVTDQEIAKGVETVLRQSDPSTVTSLNGVVQQLEAKLGLDLSHKAAFIRDQINLLLRPHPTTTASASVTTTAHPQLTPQPPPPPSQQAFQFQQGQTLHLTPKDHFALQFQQQQFHPSHFALHPHHHPHQHPQQHQQHQVFPQDLNFRQPQAVVAPPGPPPQLQVQQQQRQTQHVQNVGDIPHEVAKESTPVGSKRRGGPGGLNKVCGVSPELQVVVGEPALPRTEIVKQLWQYIRKNNLQDPSNKRKIICDDALRVVFETDCTDMFKMNKLLAKHIIPLQPSKESGQAKRAKVDVETTTENKEPAASLVVISEGLAEFLGTTEREMTQTEASRRVWEYIKLKQLEDPLNSMVIQCDTKLRDLLGCESISAVGVGEVLARHHLFKRS encoded by the exons ATGGTGACAGACCAGGAAATAGCCAAAGGAGTAGAGACAGTGCTGCGGCAATCAGACCCCAGCACCGTTACTTCATTAAACGGTGTCGTACAGCAACTTGAAGCTAAATTAGGGTTAGATTTATCACACAAAGCTGCTTTTATTCGTGACCAAATTAATCTGCTCCTCCGCCCCCACCCTACCACCACCGCCTCCGCCTCCGTAACCACCACCGCGCATCCACAACTGACgccacaaccaccaccacctccatcaCAGCAAGCTTTTCAATTCCAGCAAGGACAAACTCTTCATTTGACCCCAAAAGACCATTTTGCCCTCcaatttcaacaacaacaatttcacCCTTCCCATTTTGCCCTTCACCCTCACCACCACCCTCACCAGCATCCTCAGCAGCACCAACAGCACCAGGTTTTTCCCCAGGACCTTAACTTTAGGCAGCCGCAAGCTGTGGTGGCTCCACCAGGGCCGCCACCTCAGTTGCAAGTTCAGCAGCAGCAGAGGCAGACGCAGCATGTGCAAAATGTTGGGGATATTCCACATGAAGTGGCTAAAGAGAG TACTCCAGTTGGATCCAAAAGAAGAGGTGGACCTGGTGGGTTAAACAAAGTGTGTGGTGTTTCACCTGAACTTCAGGTCGTTGTTGGGGAGCCAGCCTTGCCAAGGACTGAG ATTGTGAAGCAATTGTGGCAATACATAAGGAAAAACAACCTCCAGGATCCAAGTAACAAGAGGAAGATAATTTGTGATGATGCTTTGCGCGTGGTTTTTGAGACTGACTGCACTGATATGTTTAAGATGAATAAGCTGCTAGCTAAACATATCATCCCACTTCAACCATCAA AGGAATCTGGTCAAGCCAAGCGAGCGAAGGTGGATGTTGAGACCACAACTGAAAATAAAGAACCTGCTGCATCTCTTGTGGTAATATCTGAAGGACTTGCTGAGTTTTTGGGGACTACTGAGAGGGAAATGACCCAAACAGAAGCATCCAGACGTGTTTGGGAGTACATAAAGCTAAAACAGTTGGAG GATCCGTTAAATTCAATGGTGATACAATGTGATACAAAGCTTCGTGATCTTCTTGGATGTGAAAGCATATCTGCTGTGGGGGTAGGAGAGGTGTTAGCACGTCATCATTTATTCAAACGGTCATGA
- the LOC7455836 gene encoding uncharacterized protein LOC7455836 isoform X1 — protein MGTEESGGVSKRQRLDEQSSASGIENPLVPYNDVDDEEEDFERGRTANGGGRVEENRGQVVAAENGEEEEEEEEEEDLYGEENSLEKRKSQFEPREDCPYLDTVNRQVLDFDFEKFCSVSLSNLNVYACLVCGKYYQGRGKKSHAYTHSLEAGHHVYVNLRTEKVYCLPDGYEIIDPSLDDIRHVLNPRFTRDQVKQLDKNRQWSRALDGSDYLPGMVGLNNIKETDFVNVTIQSLMRVTPLRNFFLIPENYQHCKSPLVQRYGELTRKIWHARNFKGQVSPHEFLQAVMKASKKRFRIGQQSDPVEFMAWLLNTLHTNLRTLKKNNSIIYECFQGELEVVKEIPNKAITEKKENGNDQIDGGAGHDIFTETSRMPFLMLGLDLPPPPLFKDVMEKNIIPQVPLFNILKKFDGESVTEVVRPRVARMKYRVIRLPQYLILHMQRFKKNNFFIEKNPTLVNFPVKNLELKDFIPLPMPKENERLRSKYDLIADIVHDGKPNEGFYRVFVQRKSEELWYEMQDLHVSETLPQMVALSEAYLQIYEQQQ, from the exons ATGGGGACTGAAGAAAGTGGCGGTGTTTCAAAGAGGCAGAGATTGGATGAGCAGTCTTCAGCTTCTGGTATTGAAAACCCACTTGTGCCTTACAATGATGTGGATGATGAAGAGGAGGATTTTGAAAGAGGGAGAACGGCTAATGGTGGTGGAAGGGTGGAGGAGAATAGGGGACAAGTTGTTGCAGCAGAGAAtggtgaggaggaggaggaggaggaggaggaggaggatttgTATGGAGAAGAGAATAGTTTGGAGAAGAGGAAGAGTCAATTTGAGCCTCGTGAGGATTGCCCGTATTTAGATACTGTTAATCGACAG GTCTTGGACTTTGATTTTGAGAAATTTTGCTCTGTTTCCCTGTCAAATTTGAATGTGTATGCATGTTTGGTTTGTGGGAAGTATTACCAAGGAAGAGGGAAGAAATCCCATGCTTATACTCATAGTCTTGAGGCAGGACACCATGTCTACGTCAATCTTAGGACAGAGAAGGTTTATTGTCTTCCTGATGGATATGAGATTATTGATCCATCACTAGATGATATACGACATGTTCTCAATCCAAG GTTTACTAGGGATCAAGTCAAACAGCTTGACAAAAACAGGCAATGGTCCAGGGCACTTGATGGGTCTGATTACCTTCCTGGAATG GTGGGTCTGAATAACATCAAGGAAACTGATTTTGTAAATGTCACAATTCAGTCGCTAATGAGAGTTACACCCTTAAGGAATTTCTTCCTCATCCCTGAAAACTATCAGCATTGCAAGTCTCCTCTTGTTCAACGCTATGGAGAACTCACTCGTAAAATATGGCATGCTCGGAACTTTAAAGGACAG GTGAGCCCACATGAGTTTCTCCAGGCTGTAATGAAAGCTAGTAAGAAACGGTTTCGCATTGGTCAACAGTCTGATCCAGTGGAATTCATGGCATGGCTTCTTAATACATTGCACACAAATCTTAgaactttaaagaaaaataacagtATCATTTATGAGTGCTTTCAG GGTGAGTTGGAGGTTGTGAAAGAGATTCCTAACAAAGCTATCactgagaagaaagaaaatggtaATGACCAGATTGATGGTGGAGCTGGTCATGATATTTTCACAGAAACGTCTAGAATGCCATTCTTGATGCTTGGACTGGATTTGCCACCACCTCCTCTGTTTAAAGATGTGAtggagaaaaatataatacctCAG GTTCCTCTGTTCAATATACTGAAGAAATTTGATGGTGAGAGTGTGACTGAAGTTGTTCGTCCTCGTGTTGCCCGGATGAAATATCGCGTCATCAGATTGCCACAGTATTTAATACTACATATGCAGCGGTTTAAAAAGAACAACTTTTTCATCGAGAAGAATCCCACCTTGG TCAACTTTCCTGTGAAGAACTTGGAGTTGAAAGATTTTATTCCTTTGCCAATGcctaaagaaaatgagagattGCGCTCGAAGTATGATTTGATTGCCGATATTGTCCATGATGGAAAGCCTAATGAGGGTTTCTACAGGGTTTTTGTGCAGCGAAAGTCAGAAGAGCTATG GTATGAGATGCAGGATCTGCATGTTTCTGAGACCCTTCCTCAAATGGTTGCTCTCTCTGAGGCATACCTGCAGATATATGAGCAGCAGCAGTAG
- the LOC7455832 gene encoding rho GDP-dissociation inhibitor 1: MSLEAGVNSNTKSMGFDEKNKEEVSETAATTKTPPNEEENNVDEPKSGGISRKMSESSLYGTDQEEEDDEETNERKIELGPQCTLKEQLEKDKDDESLRRWKEQLLGAVDIEAAGETLEPEVKILSLEIKSSGRPDIVLSVPENGKPKGSWFTLKEGSRYSLQFTFEVKNNIVSGLKYTNTVWKTGIKVDSSKEMIGTFSPHTEPYTHEMPEETTPSGMFARGSYAARSKFVDDDNKCYLEINYTFDIRKDWLPTKN; this comes from the exons ATGTCTTTGGAGGCTGGTGTGAATTCAAATACTAAAAGCATGGGTTTTGAtgagaaaaacaaagaggaagTTTCTGagacagcagcaacaacaaaaacacctccaaatgaagaagaaaataatgttgATGAACCTAAAAGTGGTGGGATTAGTAGAAAGATGAGTGAGAGTTCTCTTTATGGAACTGATCAAGAAGAAGAGGATGATGAAGAAACTAATGAAAGGAAGATTGAGCTGGGTCCTCAATGCACACTCAAAGAACAACTTGAAAAAGAcaag GATGATGAGAGTTTGAGGAGGTGGAAGGAACAGCTTCTTGGGGCTGTGGATATTGAGGCTGCTGGAG AGACTCTTGAACCTGAAGTTAAAATCCTGAGCCTTGAAATCAAATCCTCTGGCAGACCTGATATTGTTCTTTCAGTTCCTGAGAATGGAAAGCCTAAAGGCTCATGGTTCACCTTAAAAGAAGGTAGCCGCTATAGTCTGCAGTTCACTTTTGAGGTTAAGAACAACATTGTTTCCGGCCTCAAGTATACTAACACGGTTTGGAAAACTGGTATCAAGG TTGATAGCTCAAAGGAGATGATCGGAACCTTTAGTCCTCATACAGAACCTTATACTCATGAAATGCCTGAAGAAACTACTCCATCTGGTATGTTTGCTAGAGGATCATATGCGGCTAGAAGTAAA TTCGTTGATGACGATAACAAGTGCTACCTTGAGATCAACTACACCTTTGACATCCGCAAAGATTGGCTGCCAACTAAAAACTAA
- the LOC18106044 gene encoding uncharacterized protein LOC18106044 isoform X1, with amino-acid sequence MVTDQEIAKGVETVLRQSDPSTVTSLNGVVQQLEAKLGLDLSHKAAFIRDQINLLLRPHPTTTASASVTTTAHPQLTPQPPPPPSQQAFQFQQGQTLHLTPKDHFALQFQQQQFHPSHFALHPHHHPHQHPQQHQQHQVFPQDLNFRQPQAVVAPPGPPPQLQVQQQQRQTQHVQNVGDIPHEVAKESSTPVGSKRRGGPGGLNKVCGVSPELQVVVGEPALPRTEIVKQLWQYIRKNNLQDPSNKRKIICDDALRVVFETDCTDMFKMNKLLAKHIIPLQPSKESGQAKRAKVDVETTTENKEPAASLVVISEGLAEFLGTTEREMTQTEASRRVWEYIKLKQLEDPLNSMVIQCDTKLRDLLGCESISAVGVGEVLARHHLFKRS; translated from the exons ATGGTGACAGACCAGGAAATAGCCAAAGGAGTAGAGACAGTGCTGCGGCAATCAGACCCCAGCACCGTTACTTCATTAAACGGTGTCGTACAGCAACTTGAAGCTAAATTAGGGTTAGATTTATCACACAAAGCTGCTTTTATTCGTGACCAAATTAATCTGCTCCTCCGCCCCCACCCTACCACCACCGCCTCCGCCTCCGTAACCACCACCGCGCATCCACAACTGACgccacaaccaccaccacctccatcaCAGCAAGCTTTTCAATTCCAGCAAGGACAAACTCTTCATTTGACCCCAAAAGACCATTTTGCCCTCcaatttcaacaacaacaatttcacCCTTCCCATTTTGCCCTTCACCCTCACCACCACCCTCACCAGCATCCTCAGCAGCACCAACAGCACCAGGTTTTTCCCCAGGACCTTAACTTTAGGCAGCCGCAAGCTGTGGTGGCTCCACCAGGGCCGCCACCTCAGTTGCAAGTTCAGCAGCAGCAGAGGCAGACGCAGCATGTGCAAAATGTTGGGGATATTCCACATGAAGTGGCTAAAGAGAG CAGTACTCCAGTTGGATCCAAAAGAAGAGGTGGACCTGGTGGGTTAAACAAAGTGTGTGGTGTTTCACCTGAACTTCAGGTCGTTGTTGGGGAGCCAGCCTTGCCAAGGACTGAG ATTGTGAAGCAATTGTGGCAATACATAAGGAAAAACAACCTCCAGGATCCAAGTAACAAGAGGAAGATAATTTGTGATGATGCTTTGCGCGTGGTTTTTGAGACTGACTGCACTGATATGTTTAAGATGAATAAGCTGCTAGCTAAACATATCATCCCACTTCAACCATCAA AGGAATCTGGTCAAGCCAAGCGAGCGAAGGTGGATGTTGAGACCACAACTGAAAATAAAGAACCTGCTGCATCTCTTGTGGTAATATCTGAAGGACTTGCTGAGTTTTTGGGGACTACTGAGAGGGAAATGACCCAAACAGAAGCATCCAGACGTGTTTGGGAGTACATAAAGCTAAAACAGTTGGAG GATCCGTTAAATTCAATGGTGATACAATGTGATACAAAGCTTCGTGATCTTCTTGGATGTGAAAGCATATCTGCTGTGGGGGTAGGAGAGGTGTTAGCACGTCATCATTTATTCAAACGGTCATGA
- the LOC7455835 gene encoding DEAD-box ATP-dependent RNA helicase 10, whose translation MAEDKQETEKTFADLGLCKELVEACENLGWKKPTKIQEEAIPYALQGKDLIGVAATGSGKTGAFVLPTLEAILKDSQERKSVQPFFVCVLSPTRELAIQIAEQFEALGSGIGVRCVVLVGGEDMLQQSIVLAKKRPHVIVGTPGRLADHLSNTKGFSLHALKYLILDEADRLLSMDFEKSLDEILKAIPRNRRTYLFSATMTNKVKKLQRACLRNPVKIEAAFKYSIVDTLEQGFYFMPAALKDCYLVHVLSSKKGATSMVFTRTCRETDFLALVLRKLGLGAIPINGQMSQSNRLGALNKFKAGEFNILICTDVASRGLDILSVDVVVNYNIPTNAKDYFHRVGRTARAGRSGLAISLVNQFDIGPFKQIEKHIGDDFKIPKYTANEDEVLLLAERVTEAKRISRKSIQEGGGNKRTDRLDDEDEEDIEKYLGIKNKKLRRK comes from the exons ATGGCAGAAGACAAGCAAGAAACAGAGAAAACATTCGCTGATTTAGGTTTATGTAAAGAACTAGTAGAAGCATGTGAAAATCTAGGATGGAAAAAGCCAACAAAGATACAAGAAGAAGCAATACCTTATGCACTTCAAGGCAAAGACTTGATTGGTGTAGCAGCTACAGGTTCAGGCAAGACTGGAGCTTTTGTGCTTCCAACACTGGAAGCAATTTTGAAAGATTCACAAGAGAGAAAATCTGTGCAACCCTTCTTTGTTTGTGTTCTTTCTCCTACAAG GGAGTTGGCAATTCAGATTGCTGAGCAGTTTGAAGCTTTGGGATCTGGCATTGGTGTGAGATGTGTGGTG CTTGTTGGAGGAGAGGATATGTTGCAGCAATCTATTGTCCTTGCAAAAAAGCGGCCACACGTTATT GTTGGAACACCTGGTCGCCttgcggatcatttgtcaaacaCAAAAGGCTTCTCTCTTCATGCATTGAAATATTTA ATCTTGGATGAAGCAGACAGATTACTGAGTATGGATTTTGAGAAATCACtggatgaaattttaaaggcCATTCCAAGGAATAGAAGAACCTATTTATTTTCTGCCACTATGACAAATAAG GTGAAGAAACTCCAAAGGGCTTGTTTAAGGAATCCTGTAAAG ATCGAAGCAGCATTTAAATATTCCATTGTTGACACACTGGAGCAGGGGTTTTACTTCATGCCAGCTGCGCTCAAg GATTGCTATCTTGTACATGTACTATCATCAAAGAAAGGAGCTACTTCCATGGTTTTCACTCGGACATGCAGAGAAACTGACTTTTTGGCTTTGGTTCTTCGAAAGCTTGGTCTAGGGGCCATCCCCATTAATGGTCAAATGAGCCAG TCAAACAGACTTGGAGCGTTAAATAAGTTCAAAGCTGGCGAGTTCAATATTCTGATATGCACTGATGTCGCAAGTAGAGGACTCGATATTCTATCTGTGGATGTTGTTGTTAATTATAATATCCCCACAAACGCCAAG GATTATTTTCATCGTGTTGGTCGAACTGCTCGTGCAGGACGATCAGGGCTTGCAATCTCACTTGTAAATCAATTCGATATAGGACCATTTAAACAGATAGAGAAGCACATTGGAG ATGATTTCAAGATACCTAAGTATACGGCAAATGAAGATGAAGTCTTGCTATTGGCAGAGCGTGTTACAGAAGCCAAAAgaatttccagaaag AGCATCCAAGAGGGTGGAGGCAACAAGAGAACAGACCGACTAGACGACGAAGATGAGGAGGATATAGAGAAGTATTTAGGCATCAAGAACAAGAAGTTGAGGAGAAAATGA
- the LOC7455836 gene encoding uncharacterized protein LOC7455836 isoform X2, whose amino-acid sequence MVGLNNIKETDFVNVTIQSLMRVTPLRNFFLIPENYQHCKSPLVQRYGELTRKIWHARNFKGQVSPHEFLQAVMKASKKRFRIGQQSDPVEFMAWLLNTLHTNLRTLKKNNSIIYECFQGELEVVKEIPNKAITEKKENGNDQIDGGAGHDIFTETSRMPFLMLGLDLPPPPLFKDVMEKNIIPQVPLFNILKKFDGESVTEVVRPRVARMKYRVIRLPQYLILHMQRFKKNNFFIEKNPTLVNFPVKNLELKDFIPLPMPKENERLRSKYDLIADIVHDGKPNEGFYRVFVQRKSEELWYEMQDLHVSETLPQMVALSEAYLQIYEQQQ is encoded by the exons ATG GTGGGTCTGAATAACATCAAGGAAACTGATTTTGTAAATGTCACAATTCAGTCGCTAATGAGAGTTACACCCTTAAGGAATTTCTTCCTCATCCCTGAAAACTATCAGCATTGCAAGTCTCCTCTTGTTCAACGCTATGGAGAACTCACTCGTAAAATATGGCATGCTCGGAACTTTAAAGGACAG GTGAGCCCACATGAGTTTCTCCAGGCTGTAATGAAAGCTAGTAAGAAACGGTTTCGCATTGGTCAACAGTCTGATCCAGTGGAATTCATGGCATGGCTTCTTAATACATTGCACACAAATCTTAgaactttaaagaaaaataacagtATCATTTATGAGTGCTTTCAG GGTGAGTTGGAGGTTGTGAAAGAGATTCCTAACAAAGCTATCactgagaagaaagaaaatggtaATGACCAGATTGATGGTGGAGCTGGTCATGATATTTTCACAGAAACGTCTAGAATGCCATTCTTGATGCTTGGACTGGATTTGCCACCACCTCCTCTGTTTAAAGATGTGAtggagaaaaatataatacctCAG GTTCCTCTGTTCAATATACTGAAGAAATTTGATGGTGAGAGTGTGACTGAAGTTGTTCGTCCTCGTGTTGCCCGGATGAAATATCGCGTCATCAGATTGCCACAGTATTTAATACTACATATGCAGCGGTTTAAAAAGAACAACTTTTTCATCGAGAAGAATCCCACCTTGG TCAACTTTCCTGTGAAGAACTTGGAGTTGAAAGATTTTATTCCTTTGCCAATGcctaaagaaaatgagagattGCGCTCGAAGTATGATTTGATTGCCGATATTGTCCATGATGGAAAGCCTAATGAGGGTTTCTACAGGGTTTTTGTGCAGCGAAAGTCAGAAGAGCTATG GTATGAGATGCAGGATCTGCATGTTTCTGAGACCCTTCCTCAAATGGTTGCTCTCTCTGAGGCATACCTGCAGATATATGAGCAGCAGCAGTAG
- the LOC7453705 gene encoding uncharacterized protein LOC7453705, with protein MAQVLHINPLRSSTRPESNGTLFLSQSQKQDVKHSWTSLQREFKCNGKFTCLFSGGGREEQAKKALESALGGKKDEFEKWNKEIKRREEAGGGGDSGGGGWFGWGGRFGWSNGDNFWPEAQQASLAVLGIIAMYLIIAKGDLILAVMVNPLLYALRGTRNGLTFMSSKMLRKASPDDPADFAGALKNGVYVEVSAKESVKRKWGSN; from the exons ATGGCACAAGTTCTTCACATAAACCCTCTACGTTCCTCAACCCGACCCGAATCAAACGGTACCCTATTCCTCAGCCAGAGCCAGAAGCAAGATGTGAAGCACAGCTGGACCTCTTTGCAGAGAGAATTCAAGTGTAATGGCAAGTTTACTTGCCTTTTCTCAGGCGGTGGCAGAGAG GAACAAGCAAAGAAAGCTTTAGAAAGTGCTCTTGGTGGAAAgaaagatgaatttgaaaaatggaACAAGGAAATTAAGAGGAGGGAGGAAGCAGGTGGAGGGGGAGATTCTGGTGGAGGAGGTTGGTTTGGATGGGGTGGACGATTTGGCTGGTCCAATGGTGACAATTTTTGGCCAGAAGCACAGCAAGCAAGTCTTGCTGTCCTGGGTATTATTGCCATG TATCTCATAATTGCAAAAGGTGACTTGATCCTTGCTGTCATGGTCAATCCTTTGCTATACGCTTTGCGAGGGACAAGAAATGGGCTAACTTTTATGTCATCAAAAATGTTGAGAAAGGCATCTCCAGATGATCCTGCTGATTTTGCTGGTGCGTTAAAGAATGGTGTTTATGTTGAAGTTTCAGCTAAAGAGAGTGTTAAGAGAAAATGGGGAAGCAATTGA